The genomic stretch AAGATACCAATATCCTTAtaaatctttttcatttcgcaaTTCGtctttattctcatttttttcttatattaaaacaaaatacaaagGAAAAACGTATGACAAGAGACATAAACACATTCTCAGATACAATTCTTTGATTCATTTGTCGataatcaatcatttttttctagcaaagaaattgaaaatgagtGGGAGCGCAAGAAATCGATACGCtcaaatttaaatgaaatggGCCTAACATACGATCCTAACGAGGTTTTGCAAATTCGCTCAATAAAGCAAGATTTGATTGGAGTTATTAAGCGGGATAAAATTATCACCGAGAATAATGTTCAGGAAGTAGATGAAGAAGATTCTACGAATCaaataaatcttttcaaaCGAAAGATCCATGTTGCCAACGATCTCGAAAATGAAGCCAAGGCGCCAAGGGAACGCTTATTCCGTCTGCCCAAGAATCAGGTTCAATTTATCACTTATATGATGGAAAAGTATGGAGATGATTATAAGGTAAGGACCAATCAAACCATaaggagaaaacaaaaatataagactgacgaggtttttttttttaaatccatatCTTACTTATTTGTTTTGAACTCCGATCTCATCAAAAAAAGTTGCCGGGATTCTTTTTACATTCaaaatgtatatgtaatattaacATTTTGTCGCACAATCGAGAAATTTTCCAGAAACCTCAGTttgcaaaatgtaaaatgaaaaccACTTTATGCATCTAATTATTCCTGAGGTTATTTAATGTACTGATATGTAGTGCTGCAGAATAttgacgctacgaaaatttgcaagaaataattgtaatagcAGTTGGATCTCTTAAACTACTCTTCTGAATTTACCCCCTTTTTCTATTCCAGGCTATGGCTAGGGATAAAAAGAATTATTACCAATTGACTTGGTGCCAAATCCGAggtaaaataaacaaattcaaaagTATACCAGAGCAGTATGCAGAATACCTTTTGAAGACTGGTGAAATTGTACTCGATGATCCAACGCCGCTTGAAGCAACCAAGAAAAGGATCGGCGAAGAGAAtgcaatgaaatattctgttcCGAACAAACagaaagttgtaaaaaaaagaaaatcactgTGGGAAGTTGAGTCCATTGGAGATGACGATGAGACTGATGAATTCCATAttggcaataaaaatttgagtgATGATACAAACAATGCCAATAGTATTCACAGCAAgaatggattgaaaaaattgaaactattcTCTGACGATGAGAGTGATGCTGAACATGCTGATGGATTTGTTAATCTGAGCGATATGGGCGAGGAAGAACTTTCGGAAGATGATATATTAGACGATGGTGAATTCCTAACAGACAGCAATGATGAGAGTGATTAAAATAGTACCCTCTTTTTGTATTGTACAAAATTCATATCTTTTCTGACCCA from Neodiprion virginianus isolate iyNeoVirg1 chromosome 3, iyNeoVirg1.1, whole genome shotgun sequence encodes the following:
- the LOC124300490 gene encoding nucleolar protein 16-like, with product MTKVRKQKRKKRFRANVNRKRLRNKLQKLPKIDCKEIENEWERKKSIRSNLNEMGLTYDPNEVLQIRSIKQDLIGVIKRDKIITENNVQEVDEEDSTNQINLFKRKIHVANDLENEAKAPRERLFRLPKNQVQFITYMMEKYGDDYKAMARDKKNYYQLTWCQIRGKINKFKSIPEQYAEYLLKTGEIVLDDPTPLEATKKRIGEENAMKYSVPNKQKVVKKRKSLWEVESIGDDDETDEFHIGNKNLSDDTNNANSIHSKNGLKKLKLFSDDESDAEHADGFVNLSDMGEEELSEDDILDDGEFLTDSNDESD